One stretch of Eggerthella lenta DSM 2243 DNA includes these proteins:
- a CDS encoding cation-translocating P-type ATPase → MPNTQAPVKPPASRPWQAEPLSDVLLELDSSLEGLSELEAARRLAETGPNELNAKPPRTLAQMAREQLTDPMILILLVAAVLSALLQEWAEAGIIFAIVVVNAVIGIVQERKAQSSLEALRSMSAPEARVVRDGMEMVVPARDLVPGDLVQLGDGSMAPADLRLVEAAGLRMQEAALTGESVPVEKDASAVVLPGAPLGDRSNMAFATAIVTAGRGAGIVVATGMGTEVGHIAGMLEGDEELDTPIKRKLASFGKILTIVGVAAALAVLAVGLAYGRPFAPLLLLAVSLAISVIPESLPATATITMALGVQRMARHEALVRRLPAVETLGGATVICTDKTGTLTENRMSVVRVSLGPDLDRDEALEPAEALEEHPDLFGYLAFAAVLCNDAAFAPAEEGASGAQAFIGDPTEGALLVLARDNGIDPTALRSTYPRLAERPFDSDRKRMSTVHERDGEIVAAVKGAIDSLLPRCAFIMDENGPRPMTDEDRARALAVAQRLSDEALRVLAFATRALPGVPGDVEDIERDLVLIGLVGMMDPPRPDVRQAVETCRTAGVRTVMITGDHASTARAIGRELDIFRPGDLVVTGAELDEMDDAALDEAARNTSVFARVSPLHKLRIVRALQHAGEVCAMTGDGVNDAPALKAADIGVAMGITGTDVAKDASDMILMDDRFTTIVYAVREGRRVFRNIQKVVSFLVADNVAQIVVLLTAVALNWNAPLTAVMILWVNLATASLPALALGVEPASRHIMEHPPMRVNNLLDGPLARRVIFQGVFIAALALVAFVIGQNAGSYELGCTMAFGVLGFSQVLRSLNQRSATDPVWDREGARNRQLGLAAAASIALMLVVLLVPPFIDAFGGTTMDLGQWALVVGFALLSVVQTEIAKAIGRWRARR, encoded by the coding sequence ATGCCGAACACTCAAGCACCCGTCAAACCGCCCGCATCCCGACCCTGGCAGGCGGAGCCCCTTTCCGACGTCCTCCTCGAGCTCGACTCCTCGCTCGAAGGGCTGAGCGAGCTCGAGGCCGCGCGCCGCCTCGCCGAGACGGGCCCCAACGAGCTGAACGCGAAGCCGCCGCGCACGCTGGCGCAGATGGCGCGCGAGCAGCTGACCGACCCCATGATCCTCATCCTCCTCGTGGCGGCCGTGCTGTCGGCGCTTCTGCAGGAATGGGCCGAAGCCGGCATCATCTTCGCCATCGTGGTGGTGAACGCGGTCATCGGCATCGTGCAGGAGCGCAAGGCGCAGTCCTCGCTCGAAGCGCTAAGATCGATGAGCGCGCCCGAGGCGCGCGTCGTCCGCGACGGCATGGAGATGGTGGTGCCCGCGCGCGACCTCGTGCCGGGCGACCTCGTGCAGCTGGGCGACGGCAGCATGGCGCCCGCCGACCTGCGACTCGTCGAGGCGGCCGGGCTGCGCATGCAGGAAGCCGCGCTCACGGGCGAGTCGGTGCCCGTCGAGAAGGACGCCTCCGCCGTGGTTCTGCCCGGCGCGCCGCTGGGAGACCGGTCGAACATGGCGTTCGCCACCGCCATCGTCACCGCGGGACGCGGGGCGGGCATCGTGGTGGCCACGGGCATGGGAACCGAGGTCGGGCACATCGCCGGCATGCTGGAAGGCGACGAGGAGCTGGACACGCCCATCAAGCGCAAGCTGGCCTCGTTCGGCAAGATCCTCACCATCGTGGGCGTAGCGGCGGCGCTGGCCGTGCTTGCCGTCGGCCTGGCCTACGGCCGCCCGTTCGCTCCCTTGCTGCTGCTGGCCGTGTCGCTGGCCATCTCGGTGATCCCCGAGAGCCTGCCCGCCACCGCCACCATCACCATGGCGCTGGGCGTGCAGCGCATGGCCCGCCACGAGGCGCTCGTGCGCCGCCTGCCGGCCGTCGAGACGCTGGGCGGCGCCACCGTCATCTGCACGGACAAGACGGGCACCCTCACCGAGAACCGCATGAGCGTCGTGCGCGTGTCGCTGGGCCCCGACCTCGACCGCGACGAGGCGCTCGAGCCCGCCGAAGCGCTCGAGGAGCACCCCGACCTGTTCGGCTACCTCGCATTCGCCGCCGTGCTGTGCAACGACGCCGCGTTCGCGCCCGCCGAGGAGGGCGCGTCGGGGGCGCAGGCGTTCATCGGCGACCCCACCGAGGGCGCGCTGCTGGTGCTGGCGCGCGACAACGGCATCGACCCGACCGCGCTGCGCTCGACCTACCCGCGCCTGGCCGAGCGCCCCTTCGACTCCGACCGCAAGCGCATGTCCACCGTGCACGAGCGCGACGGCGAGATCGTGGCCGCCGTGAAGGGCGCGATCGATTCGCTGCTGCCCCGCTGCGCCTTCATCATGGACGAGAACGGCCCGCGGCCGATGACCGACGAGGATCGCGCCCGCGCGCTGGCCGTGGCGCAACGGCTCTCGGACGAGGCGCTGCGCGTGCTGGCATTCGCCACCCGCGCCCTGCCCGGCGTGCCCGGCGACGTCGAGGACATCGAACGCGATCTCGTGCTCATCGGCCTCGTCGGCATGATGGACCCGCCGCGGCCCGACGTGCGCCAGGCCGTGGAAACCTGCCGCACCGCCGGCGTGCGCACCGTCATGATCACGGGCGACCACGCCTCCACCGCGCGCGCCATCGGCCGCGAGCTGGACATCTTCCGCCCCGGCGACCTCGTGGTCACAGGCGCCGAGCTCGACGAGATGGACGACGCGGCGCTCGACGAGGCGGCCCGCAACACCTCGGTGTTCGCCCGCGTGTCGCCCCTGCACAAGCTGCGCATCGTGCGCGCGCTGCAGCATGCCGGCGAGGTGTGCGCCATGACGGGCGACGGCGTGAACGACGCGCCCGCGCTCAAAGCCGCCGACATCGGCGTGGCCATGGGCATCACGGGCACCGACGTGGCGAAGGACGCCTCCGACATGATCCTCATGGACGACCGCTTCACCACCATCGTCTACGCCGTGCGCGAGGGCCGCCGGGTGTTCCGCAACATCCAGAAGGTGGTCTCCTTCCTCGTGGCCGACAACGTGGCTCAGATCGTGGTACTGCTCACCGCCGTGGCCTTGAACTGGAACGCGCCGCTCACCGCCGTCATGATCCTGTGGGTGAACCTGGCAACCGCCTCGCTGCCCGCGCTCGCGCTGGGCGTGGAGCCCGCCAGCCGCCACATCATGGAGCATCCGCCCATGCGCGTGAACAACCTGCTGGACGGCCCGCTAGCGCGCCGCGTTATCTTTCAGGGCGTGTTCATCGCGGCGCTCGCGCTGGTCGCCTTCGTGATCGGCCAGAACGCGGGCAGCTACGAGCTGGGCTGCACGATGGCGTTCGGCGTGCTGGGATTCTCCCAGGTGCTGCGCTCCCTGAACCAGCGCTCCGCCACCGACCCCGTCTGGGACCGCGAGGGCGCCCGCAACCGCCAGCTGGGGCTCGCCGCGGCGGCCAGCATCGCGCTCATGCTGGTCGTGCTGCTGGTGCCGCCCTTCATCGACGCGTTCGGCGGCACGACGATGGACCTCGGTCAGTGGGCGCTCGTGGTGGGCTTCGCCCTGCTGTCCGTCGTGCAGACCGAAATCGCGAAGGCCATCGGACGCTGGCGCGCGCGCCGCTAA
- the mtnA gene encoding S-methyl-5-thioribose-1-phosphate isomerase: MTANLRLDRLPRTVELARAADGAATLAYVDQRLLPGKLAIERTADWGAVVDAIKTLAVRGAPAIGVAGAAAVALWAREAAGGDTGAGEVSAYRAALERTAEEIACARPTAVNLRWAVERVLGRARVALDGGAAPAAVADALFAEAKRMEAEDEAANRAIGAHGAALLRQGSRVLTHCNAGSLATAFYGTALGVVYAAAEQGKIERVYADETRPVGQGARLTSWELARAGVPCTLVCDNMAASLMAKGEVDAVIVGADRIAANGDAANKIGTYGVAVLARHHGIPFYVAAPISTIDPAIADGSGIPIEERDASEVLPVAIEGVDVWNPAFDVTPAGLITRIVTERGAFEPDKLVY, encoded by the coding sequence GTGACCGCGAACCTCCGACTCGACCGTCTCCCGCGCACCGTGGAGCTGGCGCGCGCCGCCGACGGCGCCGCGACGCTCGCCTACGTCGACCAGCGCCTGTTGCCCGGCAAGCTCGCGATCGAGCGAACCGCGGATTGGGGGGCGGTGGTGGACGCGATCAAGACGCTCGCGGTGCGCGGCGCGCCCGCCATCGGCGTGGCGGGCGCCGCTGCCGTGGCGCTTTGGGCTCGGGAGGCCGCCGGCGGCGACACGGGCGCGGGCGAGGTTTCCGCATACCGCGCCGCGCTCGAGCGGACGGCCGAGGAGATCGCCTGCGCGCGCCCGACCGCGGTGAACCTGCGCTGGGCGGTCGAGCGCGTGCTGGGCCGCGCGCGTGTTGCGCTCGACGGGGGCGCGGCTCCTGCGGCCGTGGCCGACGCCCTGTTCGCGGAGGCGAAGCGCATGGAGGCCGAGGACGAAGCCGCGAACCGCGCCATCGGCGCGCACGGAGCCGCGCTGCTGCGGCAGGGCAGCCGCGTGCTCACGCACTGCAACGCCGGAAGCCTGGCGACGGCGTTCTACGGCACGGCGCTCGGCGTGGTATACGCCGCGGCCGAGCAGGGCAAGATCGAGCGCGTGTACGCCGACGAGACGCGCCCGGTGGGGCAGGGCGCGCGCCTCACGTCGTGGGAGCTGGCGCGCGCGGGCGTTCCCTGCACGCTCGTCTGCGACAACATGGCCGCAAGCCTCATGGCTAAAGGAGAGGTGGACGCCGTGATCGTGGGAGCCGACCGCATCGCCGCCAACGGAGACGCGGCGAACAAGATCGGCACGTACGGCGTGGCCGTGCTCGCCCGCCATCACGGCATCCCGTTCTACGTGGCCGCGCCCATCTCCACCATCGACCCTGCGATCGCGGACGGCTCGGGCATCCCCATCGAAGAGCGCGATGCCTCCGAGGTCCTGCCCGTCGCGATCGAGGGCGTCGACGTGTGGAACCCGGCCTTCGACGTGACGCCGGCCGGCCTCATCACGCGCATCGTCACGGAGCGCGGCGCGTTCGAGCCGGATAAGTTGGTATACTGA
- a CDS encoding deoxyguanosinetriphosphate triphosphohydrolase encodes MRIIHREDQEQREHVELSCDAAFADESDGRDRSAEPDILRTDYQRDRDKILHTKSFRRLSHKTQVFLAAEGDHFRTRLTHTLEVAQIARTIARALGLNEDLAEAISLGHDLGHTPFGHTGEEALARCLARHKGIDPASPEAEALYRHNEQSLRVVERIENGGKGLNLTSEVRDGILNHTGDLRAETLEGRIVGTADRIAYVNHDIDDAIRAGILREVDLPASTHAMLGPDHSSRIETLVLDMVETSAAVDDIRMSDAVWNAMMELRSFLFERVYSAPAVTDEVAKATHLVDDLFDYYVAHTGEVPQEYRAISEGDDLRAVTDFIAGMTDRYAKNLYQRLFIPNALHY; translated from the coding sequence ATGCGCATCATCCATCGCGAGGACCAAGAGCAGCGCGAGCACGTGGAGCTTTCCTGCGACGCGGCGTTCGCCGACGAGAGCGACGGCCGCGACCGATCCGCCGAGCCCGACATCCTGCGCACCGACTACCAGCGCGACCGCGATAAGATCCTCCACACGAAGTCCTTCCGCCGCCTGTCGCACAAGACACAGGTGTTCCTGGCCGCCGAGGGCGACCACTTCCGCACCCGTCTCACGCACACGCTGGAGGTGGCGCAGATCGCCCGCACCATCGCCCGCGCGCTGGGGCTGAACGAGGATCTCGCCGAGGCCATCTCGCTCGGCCACGACCTGGGGCACACGCCCTTCGGGCATACGGGGGAGGAGGCGCTCGCGCGCTGCCTGGCGCGCCACAAGGGGATCGACCCGGCATCGCCCGAGGCGGAGGCGCTCTACCGCCACAACGAGCAGAGCCTGCGCGTGGTCGAGCGCATCGAGAACGGCGGCAAGGGACTGAATCTCACGTCCGAGGTGCGCGACGGCATCCTCAACCACACCGGCGACCTGCGCGCCGAGACGCTGGAGGGGCGCATCGTGGGCACGGCCGACCGCATCGCGTACGTCAACCACGACATCGACGACGCCATCCGCGCGGGCATCCTGCGCGAGGTCGACCTGCCGGCGTCGACGCACGCCATGCTGGGCCCCGACCATTCGTCGCGCATCGAGACGCTCGTGCTCGACATGGTGGAGACGTCGGCCGCCGTCGACGACATCCGCATGAGCGACGCGGTGTGGAACGCCATGATGGAGCTGCGGTCGTTCCTGTTCGAGCGCGTGTACAGCGCCCCTGCCGTCACCGACGAGGTGGCGAAGGCGACGCACCTCGTGGACGACCTGTTCGACTACTACGTGGCGCACACGGGCGAAGTTCCGCAGGAGTACCGCGCCATCTCCGAGGGCGACGACCTGCGCGCCGTCACCGACTTCATCGCCGGCATGACCGACCGCTACGCCAAGAACCTCTACCAAAGGCTGTTCATCCCCAACGCGCTGCATTACTAG
- a CDS encoding AzlC family ABC transporter permease, with product MLSGDHIRQSFSAALPIMLGYVAIGIPCGILSASIGMNELQVFLLSAVFYSGAGQFMIPNMWLAGSPLASIIASVSLVNTRQMLYSASFAPRCERVKKRLAFLFAATVTDESYGVNTAKFEEGGWSVGRATLVNLFSQSSWALSNVAGVLVGNAVGIPLAIASFAMTSIFICLLVTQKVTPANVVAAAFAILGVYTCKTIGLSGPAILVGALVGVMAALLFTWAKERG from the coding sequence ATGCTTTCCGGGGATCACATCAGGCAATCGTTTTCGGCGGCGCTGCCCATCATGCTGGGCTACGTCGCCATCGGCATACCCTGCGGCATCCTGAGCGCTTCCATCGGCATGAACGAGCTGCAGGTGTTCCTGCTGTCGGCCGTGTTCTACTCGGGCGCGGGCCAGTTCATGATCCCGAACATGTGGCTGGCCGGCTCGCCGCTCGCGTCCATCATCGCCAGCGTGTCGCTGGTGAACACACGCCAGATGCTGTACTCGGCCTCGTTCGCGCCGCGCTGCGAGCGTGTGAAGAAACGCCTCGCGTTTCTGTTCGCGGCTACGGTGACCGACGAAAGCTACGGTGTGAACACGGCGAAGTTCGAGGAGGGCGGCTGGTCGGTTGGCCGCGCCACGCTCGTGAACCTTTTCTCGCAAAGCTCGTGGGCGCTGTCGAACGTGGCCGGCGTGCTCGTGGGCAACGCCGTGGGCATCCCGCTGGCCATAGCCTCCTTCGCCATGACGTCCATCTTCATCTGCCTGCTCGTCACGCAGAAGGTGACGCCGGCCAACGTGGTGGCTGCGGCGTTCGCCATCCTGGGCGTGTACACATGCAAGACCATCGGGCTTTCGGGCCCCGCCATACTCGTGGGCGCGCTCGTGGGCGTGATGGCGGCGCTGCTGTTCACGTGGGCGAAGGAGCGCGGCTGA